GGACAGCTGGCCGGGGTACTTGTCGGCCTGCTCCGGAATGTGGACCTCCTCGAGCCGGCGCATGCCGAGCGCCTTGGCGGCGTCGGCGGCCAGCCCGAGGACGTGCAACGGCGCCAGCGTGACGTTCTCGAGCGCCGTCAGGTGCGGGAAGAGGTTGAACTGCTGGAACACCATGCCGACCTCACGCCGCACGCGCTCGACTGCCCGCGTGTCGCGCGTCAGCCGCGTCCCGTCGATGATCACGTCGCCGCTGTCGTGCGGCTCGAGCCGGTTGAGCGTGCGCAGGAGCGTGCTCTTGCCGGACCCGGACGGCCCGAGGATGCAGACGACCTCGCCCCGCGCGATCTGCAGGTCGATCCCGCGCAGCACGTGGAATTTGCCGTACCACTTGTGCACGTCGCGGACGATGATGATCGGGTCGGGGGGGGCGGTCATGGGCTCGGTCACGGGCACGCTCACGGTTGTTCTCATGCGGCGGCCGGGGATCGGCCGGTCGGGCGGCACAGTGTAGTCGGACGGGTGAGGAGCGCGCAACGGCGAACGTCCGACACGATTGGCCGCCGCCGCCCGCACCGGACTACCATGCGTGGCATGCCAATCGGCTGCCTTGCTCCGAGGAATGGACCATGCACGCGATCCCGCAGCCTCGTCGCCCGCGCCGCTGGGCGACGGTCATGCTCGTCTCGGCCGTTTGCGCCGCCTGTACGCCGACCGCCGCCGTGACCACGCCGGCCGACCCACCCACCGCCGGGCAGCCCGACCTGCCGACCGGCGTGCCGGCGACCGCGGCGATGGAGCCGACCGCCACCGCGGCGGCCATCGAACCGACCGCCACCGCCGACGGCGCCGCGGGCACGGCGGTCGCCCCGACGAGCGTCGACGCGTGCAGCGATCCGCAGACGCAGGCGCTGGGCACCGGTTGGAACTTCGTCATCGCCACTGCGCCGCTGGCCGGCGAGCACGTCCAGACGGGCTTCCTCCTGCGCGGCTGCGGGGACGTCTTCGAGGCCTCGTTCGGCTGGCGATTGCGGGACGCTTCGGGCGGCATCCTGGTGGAGGACTTTGCGATGATGACGTGCGGCACGGGCTGCGTCGGCACGTTCGACGTGCCGGTGGCCTATCCGCCGGTCGCCGATCCGTCGCTCGCCAGCCTCGAGGTCTATACGACGAGCATGAACGACGGCGCCGAGATGATCCGCGGGATCATCCCGGTCATCCTGCACTAGCACGACGACGCCGATGATCGTGCGAGCGGCGCCGGCCCACGTGACGCGCGGCAAGACGGCCGCCAATCGGCTGCGGCGGATCGACGTCTTCACGGCGCGCTACGATCCGTGGCTCCTGCGCCGATCGGACGGGCCGTGGGCGGATGCCTGGGTCGTCGACCTCGGCTACGGCGAGACGCCGGCGACGACGCTCGAAGCGGCGGCCAGGCTGCGGCGGCTGAACCCGCGGCTGCGCTTCCTGGGCGTCGAGATCGACCGGGCGCGCGTCGCGGCGGCGCTGCCGTGGAGCGACGATCGCACCGCGTTCCGCCACGGCGGCTTCGCGCTGCCGCTGCGGACGGTCGACGGCCGGCGCGAGACCGTGCGCTTGATCCGGGCGATGAACGTGCTGCGCCAGTACGACGCGGCCGAGGTCGCCGGCGCGCATCGGACGCTGCTCGACCACGTGCTGCCCGGCGGCATCGTCCTCGAGGGCACGTCGGACCCGACGGGGCGGCTCTGGACGGCGAACGTGCTGCGGCGGCCGGCGGACGGGGCGCGATCACTCGATGGGGCGCGGTCGTCGGCGTCCGATTCACCTCGTATCGCCACAGGCAACGACGTCCACACCCACGCCGCCCCCGCCGCCGAGGCCGTCGTCTTCGGCACGAACTGGGCGGACGGCTTCGACCCGCGGCGCTTCAAGGCCGTGCTGCCCAAGGACCACATCCACCGCGTCGTCCCAGGCGAGCCGATCCACGCGTTCCTGGCGGCGTGGGAGCATGCCTGGCGCACCGCCCTGGCCGGCGGCGACGCGTTCGGCCCCCGCTGGCTGTTCCGCGCCGCGGCCGACGGCCTGCGCGCCGACGGCTTCGACGTCGATGGCCGGCGGGCGTGGCTGGACCGGGGCATCCTGATCTGGCGCCGAACATGGGCATCGTGAGCGGGTGCCGAGCGTGAGCGGCGCGCCGTGACCGAGTCGACGATGCCTTCGATCGCCGACGTGCGCGCCCGCGTCGCCGCCGTGCTGCCCGAGCTGATCGCGCTCCGCCGCGACCTGCATGCGCACCCGGAGCTTGGCTACGCCGAGCACCGGACGAGCGCCGTCGTCCGCGATCGGCTCGACGCGCTCGACGTCCCGTATCGCGCCGGACTTGCGGGCGGCACGGGCGTCGCAGCCTTCCTGCCGGCAACGACCGCCGACGGCGCGCTCCGTCCGCCGATCGCGCTGCGCGCCGACATGGACGCGCTGCCGATCGACGAAGCGACGGGCGTGCGCTACACATCGACCGCGCCGGGCGTCATGCACGCCTGCGGGCACGACGGCCACACCGCGATCCTGCTCGGCGCCGCCCAGGTGCTCGCCGGTCTGGCCGAGCGGCCGAACCCGGTGATCCTCATGTTCCAGCCGGCGGAGGAAGGCGGCGCCGGCGGCAAGCGGATGGTCGACGAAGGGGCGCTGGCCGATCCGGACGGTGTGCCGGCTGCGGCCGTGTACGGCCTCCACGGCTGGCCCGACGTCCCGGTCGGGCACGTCGCCGTTCGCAAAGGGCCGCTCATGGCGGCATGCAATCGGTTCGACGTCGTGCTGACGGGGCGCGGCGGGCACGCGGCGCAGCCGGAGCGGACGGCGGACCCGGTGTTGGCGGCGGCACACGTGATCGTCGCGCTGCAGTCCATCGTCAGCCGCAACGTCACGCCGGGCGACGCGGCCGTCGTCACGGTGGCCTCCGTCCATGCCGGCTCGGCGTTCAACCTCGTCCCGGCGACGGCGACGCTGTCGGGGACGATCCGCGCGTTCGACGACGGCGTGTCCGCGCTGCTCACGCGGCGGATCGACGAGGTCGCCCGCGGCGTCGCCGCCGCGCTCGGCTGCGCGGCGGACGTCCGGTGGGACATCGGCTTCCCGGCGACGGTGAACGACGTCGGCGCGACGGACCGCGTCGTCGCCGCGGCCACGGCCGCGCTCGGCGCCGATCGCGTCGACGCGGCGTTCCCGCCGACGATGACGGCCGAGGATTTCGCCTACTACGGCCAGCAGGCGCCGGCGTGCTTCTTCTTCCTCGGCGTGCGCGATCCGGCGGCCGCTCGCTGGCCGCAGCTCCACCAGGCGGACTACGACTTCAACGACGACGCGATCGCGGTCGGCGTTGAGTTGATGGTGCGGCTGGCGTTGGCGGATGCGCCGGCGATGGGGGACACGACGCTGCGCTGAAACGGTTCAGTGCCCACCCCGCCCCCAGAATTGGGGGCGGGGTCGGTTCGCGAAGCGAACCGGGGGAGGGGGCCTCCGCCAATTCGCGCTTGCGCCCGCCGATCAGTTGGCCTTGGAGAGCTTCACGTCCGTCATCGAGAGGTAGAACGTCGCCTCGCTGACGGTCAGCGTGCCGGCCAGCATGACGTTGCAGAACGTGTCCGCGCAGTCCGTGGCGATGAAGTCCTTGGCCGCCTGATCGAGCAGGGCGCCGTCGAAGAAGACGTCCACCGGCAGGCCGTCCGCGGTCTTCACGTCCTCACCGGCGTCGTCGACGACGCGGCAGGCATAGTGGCCGTCGGAGCCCGGGGTGTTCATCAGGTTGCACTTGGTGAGTAGGACGGTCTTGCCGGACAGGGACAGCGCCTGGTCGACGAAGGCCTGGCCGCCCACCGTCGTCACGGCGCCGCCCTCGGTCATGCCGGACGTCGGGAGCGTGGGCAGGACCGCGGGCGCCGCTGTGGGAAGGCCGGACGAGCCGCCGGCGCGGACATCGCGGTCGGCATGGCCGTCGGGCCGGACGCGGCGCGGCCGCAGGCGGTGAGAGTGAGGGGCAGGGCGAGGGCGATGAACAGCATCGCGAAGCGGTTCATGGGCGGTCCTTTCGGGATCGGGAGGGAGGGCGCCGATCGGATGTCGACGCGGTGGCAGGGGATTGTAACGGCGATCGGGGCGGAGTCGCACGGAAGTGGCGGTGGGCGTTGCG
Above is a window of Candidatus Avedoeria danica DNA encoding:
- a CDS encoding amino acid ABC transporter ATP-binding protein; this encodes MTAPPDPIIIVRDVHKWYGKFHVLRGIDLQIARGEVVCILGPSGSGKSTLLRTLNRLEPHDSGDVIIDGTRLTRDTRAVERVRREVGMVFQQFNLFPHLTALENVTLAPLHVLGLAADAAKALGMRRLEEVHIPEQADKYPGQLSGGQQQRVAIARALAMSPKVMLFDEPTSALDPEMIKEVLEVMQALAKGGMTMVVVTHEVGFARAVAHRVILLDAGQIVEEADPATFFTAPKSERTRQFLEQIL
- a CDS encoding amidohydrolase — encoded protein: MPSIADVRARVAAVLPELIALRRDLHAHPELGYAEHRTSAVVRDRLDALDVPYRAGLAGGTGVAAFLPATTADGALRPPIALRADMDALPIDEATGVRYTSTAPGVMHACGHDGHTAILLGAAQVLAGLAERPNPVILMFQPAEEGGAGGKRMVDEGALADPDGVPAAAVYGLHGWPDVPVGHVAVRKGPLMAACNRFDVVLTGRGGHAAQPERTADPVLAAAHVIVALQSIVSRNVTPGDAAVVTVASVHAGSAFNLVPATATLSGTIRAFDDGVSALLTRRIDEVARGVAAALGCAADVRWDIGFPATVNDVGATDRVVAAATAALGADRVDAAFPPTMTAEDFAYYGQQAPACFFFLGVRDPAAARWPQLHQADYDFNDDAIAVGVELMVRLALADAPAMGDTTLR
- a CDS encoding Gmad2 immunoglobulin-like domain-containing protein; translated protein: MHAIPQPRRPRRWATVMLVSAVCAACTPTAAVTTPADPPTAGQPDLPTGVPATAAMEPTATAAAIEPTATADGAAGTAVAPTSVDACSDPQTQALGTGWNFVIATAPLAGEHVQTGFLLRGCGDVFEASFGWRLRDASGGILVEDFAMMTCGTGCVGTFDVPVAYPPVADPSLASLEVYTTSMNDGAEMIRGIIPVILH
- a CDS encoding methylase, producing the protein MIVRAAPAHVTRGKTAANRLRRIDVFTARYDPWLLRRSDGPWADAWVVDLGYGETPATTLEAAARLRRLNPRLRFLGVEIDRARVAAALPWSDDRTAFRHGGFALPLRTVDGRRETVRLIRAMNVLRQYDAAEVAGAHRTLLDHVLPGGIVLEGTSDPTGRLWTANVLRRPADGARSLDGARSSASDSPRIATGNDVHTHAAPAAEAVVFGTNWADGFDPRRFKAVLPKDHIHRVVPGEPIHAFLAAWEHAWRTALAGGDAFGPRWLFRAAADGLRADGFDVDGRRAWLDRGILIWRRTWAS